The sequence aGGGAGTACCTTATGTTATCATGATGCTGACATACTAATGATACACTCATTTTTCCATAAACTCTAACATAATAGGCACTCATAATGGAGAAAATTATCATTTACCAGTGAAGAAAGAAGTACACTATGCAAAAACCTTTAGAATTACAACATAGAGAAAGACAGATGAATATAGACTCATGAGGAGCACAGCAGAGATCAAAACGACTCCACTCTACACAGCTTCATTTGATAGTTAAGGGgttatattaaaacatttatcaTTAGGATGAGTTCTAATGTAGCAATGTCCAATGATATGACATAAAAATGAACAGAACTTAGAACAATAATAAACCACTCCTTATCATTCTAGACATTTATACAATATTTAAATACAAGTTactctgcttttaaattttatgtcagataattgtatttttttaaaaagtgactctaTTTAGATTTCATTTCACGTGTACGGGATTGGAAGACAAGTTTGTTTGCTCAAATTGTGACCCTGTGTCATGTGACCAAACAGATATTAAAGCTCTCCAGTGAGTCCTTTTTTGATCATGATGAtccatacatatattttaacataGAATCTTAGACCTTGAGTAACACAAGTGTTAGGGGCATCGACCCTTTGCATAGTCAAAAGTTCTCATAATTTTATAGTCATCTCTTTATACCCAATAATTCAAccaactttatttaaaataatatgatttgTCTTGGTtgtcaactatatatatatttttttttaattttattattattatttttactttacactattgtattggttttggcatacattgacatgaatccgccaagggggtacatgtgttccccattctgaacccccctcccacctccttccccatctcatCCTGCACAGtcatccagtgcaccagccctaagcaccctgtatcatgcatcgaacctggactggtgattcatttcacatatgataatatacatgtttcaataccattctcccaaatcatcccaccctcaccctctcccacagagtcctaaagactgttctatacatctgtgtctcttttgctgtctcacatatagggttaccgttaccatatttctaaattccatatatacgcgttaggctactgtattggtgtttttctttctggcttacttcactctgaataataggctccagtttcatccaccacattagaactgattcaaatgtattctttttaatggctgagtaatactcttgtgtatatgtaccacagccttcttatccattcgtctgctgatggacatcttggttgcttccatgtcctggctattataaacagtactgcgatgaacagtggggtacacgtgtctctttcagttctggtttcctcagtgtgtatgcccagcagtgggattgctgggtattatggcagttctatttccagttttttaaggaatcttcatagtggctgtactagtttgcattcccaccaacagtgtaacagaTAGCGATATGAtaagttctccatagtggctgtactagtttgcattcccaccaacagtgtaagagggttcccttttctccacaccctctccagcatttattgcttgtagacttttggatagcagccattctgactggcaagaaaggatacctcattgtggttttgatttgcatttctttcataatgtgatgttgaacatctttcatgtgtttgttagccatctgtatgtcttctttgcagaaatgtctgtttagttctttggcctaatTTTTGATTATGTCAtgtattttcctggaattgagctgaaaaagttgtatatttttgtgattaattctctttcagttgcttcatttgctattattttctcccgttctggaGGCTGTCTTTtgaccttgcttatagtttcctttgtttgaagaagcttttaattttacattaggatttttttattttttaaatttaaatttatttactttaattggaggtatttgttttgccatacatcaacatgaatctgccacgggtgtacacgtttccccatcctgaacccccctcttacCTCCCTCCTCGTACcgaagcttttgattttaattaggtcccatttatttatttttgcttttatttctaatattctgggagttgtgtcatagaggatcctgctgtggtttacaTAGGAAAgtgctttgcctatgttttcctctaggagtttaatagtttctggtcttaaatttagatctttaatccactttgagtttatttttgtgtatggtgttagaaagttttctagtttcattcttttacaagtggttgaccagatttcccagcaccgcttattaaagagattgtcttttctcgattgcatattcttgcctcctttgtcaaagataaggtgtccataggtgtgtggatttatctctgggctttctattgtgttccattgatctatatttctgtctttttgtcggtaccatactgtcttgatgaatgtggctttgtagtagagcctgaagtcaggcaggttgattcctccaattcctccagatccattctttttcctcagattgctttggctattcaagggtATTTCCCCATGCAAatggtgaaattatttgttctagctctgtgaaaaataccgttggtagcttgataggggttgcattgaatctatagattactttgggtagtatactcattttcactatattgattcttccaatccatgaacatggtatatttctccatctatttgtgtcctctttgatttctctcaccagtgttttatagttttctgtatataggtcttttgtttctttaggtaaatatattcttcagtattttattcttttcattgcaatggtgaatggaattgtttccttaatttctttttctagtttctcattattagtgtgtagGACTGCaagaatttctgtgtgttgattttatatcctgcaactttactatattcatttattagctctagcaattttctggtggaatcttttttctttctttttcatcggTAGtaaagtttgttgttttttattttttaaattttaattagaggctatttactttacaatattgtattggtttgccatacatcaacatgaatctgccacatgtgtacacgtggtggagtctttagggttttctatgtagaggatcatgtcatctgcaaacagtgagagttttatttcttcttttccaatttggattccttttatttctttttctgctctgattgctgtagccaaaacttccaaaactatgttgactattagtggtgagagtgggcacctttatcttgttcctgactttagggaaaatgctttcaatttttcaccattgaggataatgtttgttgtgggtttgtcatatatagcttttattatgttgaggtatgttccttctattcctgctttctggagggttttaatcataaatgtatattgaattttgtcacaggctttttttttgcatctattgagataatcatatggcttttattttttagtttgttaatgtggtgtattatattgattgattagtggatattgaagaattcttgcatcccttgGGATaaggcccacttggtcatggtgtatgatctttgtaatgtgttgttggattctgattgctagaattttgttaaggatttttgcatctatgctcatcagtgatattggcctgtagttttctttttctgtggcatctttgtcaggttttggtattagggtgatggtggtctcatagaatgagtttggaagtttaacttcctctgcaattttctggaagagtttgagtaggataggtgttagctcttctctaaatttttggtagaattcagctgtgaaggcgcctggacctgggcttttgtttgctggaagatttctgattacagcttcaatttctgtgcttgcgatgggtctgttaagattttctatttcttcctgattccattttggaaagttgtacttttctaagaatttctccatttcttccacattgtccattttgttggcatataattgctgatagtagtctcttatgatcctttgtatttctgtgttgtctgttgtgatctctccattttcatttctaattttattgatttgatatttcctcctttgtttcttgatgagtctggctaatggtttgttaattttatgtatcctttcaaagaaccagcttttggctttgttgatttttgctatggtctcctttgtttcttttgcatttatttctgccttaatttttaagatttctttccttctactaaccctgggtttcttcatttcttccttttctattgctttaggtgtagagttaggttatttatttgacttttttcttgtttcttgaggtatgcctgtattgctatgaaccttccccttagcactattttacagtgtcccacaggtttggggctattgtgttttcattttcattcttttctatgcatattttaatttcttttttgatttcttctgtgattttttggttattcagcagaGTGTTCATGATTCTTTCaggaagacaaatgaaaattacTTGGGGTGTcatatgagtttttaaaattaattaatttttttaataggaggataattgctttacaatgttgtgttggtttctgccttacaacaaCAGGAATCAGATGTAACTATATGTATCCCTCCCACCCCTTCATCCCACCCCCCTAGGGTATCACTATTTTGAGAAGCAATTATTCTTAATACATCTGTGATGAATCACCAGAAGAATGGGATTTCCAAACATTTCTACTCTAAAGTTAGGATAATTTTGAAGTAGGAAACAGTATATACTGTCTGAATATCAAGCTGATGAAAAAACTTAAAGACAGTTACTAAAATTTGCATAGAGAAGCTGAAtcaaaataaaagggaaatctGAGGAAATAAATATAAGTAATTTTTATTCTACAAAGATCAAAGCATTGCAATATCTGCTTCCAAGTCTTTGAGTCATGTGATTGAGAAAACATTCATTTCCTTCATGTAACTGGCAATTTTATACCTGGCATCCCCAAATAGAATCTCTTCAGAGACTTCTTTATGTCTTTGTTCCTCAGACTGTAGATGAAGGGATTCAGCATGGGCATGACCACAGTGTACATCACTGAGGCTGTTGCACTTGTGTGTGAGCTGTGTGTAACAGCAGGGCTAAGGTACACTCCTAAGACTGTACAATAAAATAAGGAGACAACTGAGAGGTGAGATGCACAGGTGGAAAATGCTTTATACTTCCCCTGAGCTGATGAGATTCCATTTATGGATGAAACTATTTTAAAGTAAGAGTAGATTATGCCAGCAAAAGGACCACCACCAAAGAGAGCAGTTGAAAAATAGATCACTATGTTATTGAGAAAAGTGTCAGAACAAGAAAGTTGTATCACCTGGTTGAGTTCACAGAAAAAGTGGTGGATTTCCAAGTCTGAACAGAAGGACAATCGCAACACCATCAAACTGTGTAACAAGGAATACATGATATTCATTATCCAGGACAGAAGCACCAGCAGTCCACAGAGCTGGGGGCTCATGATGACCATGTACTGCAGGGGTTGGCAAATGGCCATGTACCGATCATAGGCCATCACAGCCAGGAGAATGTCATCTAATCCTGCAAAGAATATGTAAAAATACATCTGGGTGACACAAGCTTCATAGGTGATAACTTTGCTATGTGTCTGGATGTTCCACAGCATCTTtgggatggtggtggaggtgaaacAGACATCTACAAAGGAcaggttggagaggaagaagtacatgggggtgtggaggtggaAGTCTGAGCTGACAAGCAGGATGATAAGCAGATTTCCAAACAGAGTGATCAGGTACATGGAGAGGAAAATTGCAAATATGAGGG is a genomic window of Ovis canadensis isolate MfBH-ARS-UI-01 breed Bighorn chromosome 5, ARS-UI_OviCan_v2, whole genome shotgun sequence containing:
- the LOC138441695 gene encoding olfactory receptor-like protein OLF4 gives rise to the protein MELENNTQISKFLLLEFSEESELQPLIFAIFLSMYLITLFGNLLIILLVSSDFHLHTPMYFFLSNLSFVDVCFTSTTIPKMLWNIQTHSKVITYEACVTQMYFYIFFAGLDDILLAVMAYDRYMAICQPLQYMVIMSPQLCGLLVLLSWIMNIMYSLLHSLMVLRLSFCSDLEIHHFFCELNQVIQLSCSDTFLNNIVIYFSTALFGGGPFAGIIYSYFKIVSSINGISSAQGKYKAFSTCASHLSVVSLFYCTVLGVYLSPAVTHSSHTSATASVMYTVVMPMLNPFIYSLRNKDIKKSLKRFYLGMPGIKLPVT